Proteins encoded within one genomic window of Acidiferrobacter thiooxydans:
- a CDS encoding homoserine kinase translates to MSVFTRIEEAELAAFLTGYPVGTLRSFAGIESGIENTNYFVSTTEGEYVLTLFERVDPADLPFFLNLTAFLAEHAIPCAHPVRGADGAYVGTLHGKQAALVMRLYGRSVMTPSMAQCSAIGEALARLHTAGAAFTFGGERPNPRGPRWWRAAAERLAGHLDGEDADILAEELRFQALYRFADLPRGVIHADLFRDNALFDDDRLTGVIDFYYACTDTWLYDLAITVNDWASEDDGQLDFQRAGALVAAYQGVRPLTSIERGAWPVLLRAAALRFWLSRLTDLHFPRAGELTHTKDPLVFRRILTARRRETPRLRGLWRGAG, encoded by the coding sequence ATGTCGGTCTTCACACGCATAGAAGAAGCGGAGCTCGCGGCCTTTCTGACGGGCTATCCGGTAGGCACCCTCCGATCCTTTGCCGGGATCGAAAGCGGCATCGAGAACACTAATTATTTCGTGTCGACGACGGAGGGTGAGTATGTACTCACGCTATTTGAGCGGGTGGACCCCGCCGACCTTCCGTTCTTCCTGAACCTGACGGCGTTTCTGGCCGAACACGCGATCCCCTGCGCCCATCCGGTGCGCGGCGCGGATGGCGCGTATGTGGGCACACTCCACGGCAAGCAGGCAGCACTCGTCATGCGCCTCTACGGGCGATCGGTCATGACCCCCTCGATGGCGCAGTGTTCGGCCATAGGCGAGGCCCTGGCGCGGCTGCACACGGCGGGCGCGGCGTTTACCTTCGGGGGGGAACGTCCCAATCCGCGAGGCCCCCGCTGGTGGCGGGCAGCAGCCGAGCGGCTGGCGGGCCATCTGGACGGGGAAGACGCCGATATTCTCGCCGAGGAACTCCGTTTCCAGGCCCTCTACCGCTTCGCGGATCTGCCGCGCGGCGTCATCCATGCCGACCTCTTTCGGGACAACGCGCTGTTCGATGACGACCGCCTGACCGGCGTCATCGATTTTTACTACGCGTGCACCGATACCTGGCTTTATGACCTGGCCATCACCGTGAACGACTGGGCGAGCGAGGACGATGGGCAGCTCGACTTTCAGCGGGCCGGGGCGCTGGTCGCCGCCTACCAGGGGGTTCGTCCACTGACCAGCATCGAGCGCGGCGCGTGGCCGGTGCTGCTGCGGGCCGCGGCCCTGCGCTTTTGGCTCTCGCGTCTGACCGATCTCCACTTCCCAAGGGCCGGCGAGCTGACGCACACTAAGGACCCGCTCGTCTTTCGGCGGATACTGACGGCGCGCCGGCGAGAGACGCCGCGCCTGCGCGGCCTCTGGCGCGGGGCGGGTTAG
- a CDS encoding GGDEF domain-containing protein, with amino-acid sequence MNPFFFLTKQGGLRRKPFAVVTGALALVTGVVAIALSLVWPIWWPVFALLQAVGLAVAVYALASRIMNVKRPAADPLGAPTGLVDDLTRTLNRRGIVSSLIEAMAQSQRYGTPLSLISLGIDGAQTLMEHLGPEAEALILEAVSAALGEALRLPDRLGRYQGWEFLVVLPQTRTPQALLVAERLRVAVAGIALTVKGKKVAVTMSAGIAEFGRGQDLERFLANAHEALYEAQRAGGNQAHAFASPPRAKGAL; translated from the coding sequence GTGAACCCGTTTTTTTTCCTGACCAAGCAAGGCGGGCTGCGACGCAAGCCGTTCGCGGTCGTCACCGGCGCACTGGCCCTGGTGACGGGCGTCGTCGCCATCGCCCTGAGTCTCGTTTGGCCCATATGGTGGCCGGTGTTTGCCCTACTGCAGGCCGTGGGGCTTGCGGTCGCTGTCTATGCGCTCGCGTCGCGCATCATGAACGTCAAGCGCCCGGCCGCCGACCCGCTGGGGGCCCCGACCGGCCTGGTCGACGATCTCACGCGCACCCTGAACCGGCGGGGCATCGTCTCGAGCCTTATCGAGGCCATGGCCCAGTCCCAGCGTTACGGTACGCCCCTGTCCCTCATCAGTCTCGGCATCGACGGCGCGCAGACCCTAATGGAGCACCTGGGGCCCGAGGCCGAGGCGCTGATACTCGAGGCGGTGTCGGCCGCCTTGGGCGAGGCCCTGCGGCTGCCCGATCGTCTGGGCCGTTATCAGGGCTGGGAGTTTCTCGTGGTCTTGCCGCAGACCCGTACCCCGCAGGCGCTGCTCGTCGCCGAGCGGCTGCGCGTGGCCGTGGCCGGCATCGCGCTGACCGTCAAGGGCAAGAAGGTGGCGGTCACCATGAGCGCCGGCATCGCCGAGTTCGGGCGCGGCCAGGATCTGGAGCGGTTTTTGGCGAACGCCCACGAGGCCTTGTACGAGGCGCAAAGGGCCGGCGGTAACCAGGCGCACGCGTTTGCATCGCCGCCACGGGCGAAGGGTGCCTTATGA
- the uvrD gene encoding DNA helicase II, which translates to MESSFVDGLNEAQREAVTAAPGPMRILAGAGSGKTRVLTHRIAWLVDRGASPFSFLAVTFTNKAASEMRRRVEGLLRQSVSGLWIGTFHGLSHRFLRAHWREAGLPEAFQIIDNDDQQRLVKRLMRAQALDEARYPPRMVQAFINGHKEAGRRARKVEALADPTQRALLQVYQAYETLCREQGLVDFAELLLATLEVMRGHPAVREHYQRRFRHTLVDEFQDTNLVQYEWLRLFGAGGHLFVVGDDDQSIYGWRGAEVENILRFERDHPGTRTIRLEQNYRSTGRILEAANAVIAHNAKRLGKTLWTAGREGRPVAVYAAYSGVDEAQFVIERIRRLLSEDGRPRDVAILYRSNAQSRLFEELLVRAGIPYRVYGGLRFFDRAEVKDALAYLRLAMNRDDDTAFERVVNVPTRGIGARTVEVLRAKARGDGTSLWAAAVVLVADGGLSGRAAAAVRGFVNLIERLSADAATTSLDALIEAILKETGLLDFYREEGRERGEARGENLEELVSAARFFMAEEHEGQPVLEFLAHAALEAGEGQAGEGQDSVQLMTLHAAKGLEFPVVFLTGLEEGLFPHERSLYDEARLEEERRLCYVGITRAMRELTLSYAETRRLHGEDRYSPPSRFLAEIPDHLLDHVRPPLAAAAPSPLSAAAPGGPSIGGRVAHATFGEGVIIDSEGHGAQARVQVQFAASGVKWLVLAYAGLKIL; encoded by the coding sequence ATGGAATCTTCGTTCGTCGACGGCCTCAACGAGGCCCAGCGCGAGGCGGTCACGGCCGCCCCCGGCCCCATGCGTATCCTGGCGGGCGCGGGCAGTGGCAAGACGCGTGTCCTCACCCATCGGATCGCCTGGCTCGTAGACCGGGGGGCCTCGCCGTTTTCCTTTCTCGCCGTGACCTTTACCAACAAGGCCGCCTCGGAGATGCGCCGGCGCGTAGAGGGGCTCTTGCGGCAGAGCGTGTCTGGTCTGTGGATCGGCACCTTCCATGGTCTCTCGCACCGCTTCCTGCGCGCCCACTGGCGCGAGGCCGGTCTTCCCGAGGCGTTTCAGATCATCGATAACGACGATCAGCAGCGTCTGGTCAAGCGCCTCATGCGCGCCCAGGCATTGGATGAGGCGCGCTACCCGCCGCGTATGGTCCAGGCGTTCATCAATGGCCATAAGGAAGCCGGGCGGCGGGCGCGGAAGGTGGAGGCGCTCGCCGATCCGACGCAGCGCGCGCTCCTCCAGGTCTACCAGGCCTACGAAACCTTGTGCCGTGAGCAGGGCCTCGTCGACTTCGCGGAGCTCCTGCTCGCCACGCTCGAGGTGATGCGCGGCCATCCCGCGGTGCGCGAGCATTACCAGCGGCGCTTCCGGCATACGCTGGTCGACGAATTCCAGGACACCAACCTCGTCCAGTACGAATGGTTGCGGTTGTTCGGCGCCGGCGGCCACCTGTTCGTGGTGGGCGACGATGACCAGTCCATCTACGGGTGGCGCGGCGCCGAGGTCGAGAACATCCTGCGCTTCGAGCGCGATCATCCGGGTACGCGCACCATCCGGCTCGAACAGAACTACCGCTCCACCGGGCGCATCCTCGAGGCCGCCAATGCCGTGATCGCGCACAACGCCAAACGCCTCGGCAAGACCTTGTGGACCGCCGGGCGCGAGGGTCGTCCGGTGGCCGTTTATGCCGCCTACAGCGGGGTGGACGAGGCGCAATTCGTCATCGAGCGTATCCGCAGGCTGCTTTCCGAGGACGGCCGTCCGCGCGATGTCGCCATCCTGTATCGTTCCAATGCCCAGTCGCGCCTTTTCGAGGAGCTGCTGGTGCGTGCCGGCATACCCTATCGCGTCTACGGGGGACTACGGTTCTTCGATCGCGCCGAGGTCAAGGATGCCCTCGCCTACCTGCGATTAGCCATGAATCGCGATGACGACACGGCCTTCGAGCGTGTCGTCAACGTGCCGACGCGCGGTATCGGCGCGCGCACCGTCGAAGTCCTGCGCGCCAAGGCTCGGGGCGACGGCACGTCCTTATGGGCGGCGGCGGTCGTGCTCGTGGCCGACGGTGGCCTGAGCGGTCGCGCGGCCGCGGCGGTGCGCGGCTTCGTGAACCTGATCGAGCGGCTGTCGGCGGACGCCGCGACCACATCCCTGGACGCCTTGATCGAGGCCATTCTCAAGGAGACCGGCCTGCTCGATTTCTATCGCGAGGAGGGTCGCGAGCGCGGCGAGGCGCGTGGCGAGAATCTGGAAGAGCTGGTGTCGGCGGCGCGATTTTTCATGGCCGAGGAGCACGAAGGGCAGCCGGTCCTGGAGTTCCTGGCGCATGCCGCGCTCGAGGCCGGGGAGGGGCAGGCCGGGGAGGGGCAGGACTCGGTCCAGCTCATGACCCTGCATGCCGCCAAGGGTCTCGAGTTCCCGGTGGTGTTCCTGACCGGTCTCGAGGAGGGGCTGTTCCCGCATGAGCGCTCTCTTTATGACGAGGCGCGCCTGGAAGAGGAGCGCCGGCTCTGCTATGTCGGGATCACGCGCGCCATGCGCGAACTCACCTTAAGTTATGCCGAGACCCGCCGTTTGCACGGCGAGGACCGCTATTCACCGCCGTCGCGATTCCTGGCCGAGATCCCCGACCACCTCCTCGATCATGTCCGTCCGCCTCTGGCGGCGGCCGCCCCGTCCCCGCTATCGGCGGCCGCCCCGGGTGGGCCGTCGATCGGTGGCCGCGTGGCGCACGCGACCTTTGGCGAGGGGGTGATCATTGACAGTGAGGGCCACGGTGCGCAGGCGCGCGTGCAGGTGCAGTTCGCGGCCAGCGGTGTAAAGTGGCTGGTCCTGGCCTATGCGGGCCTGAAGATTCTTTAG
- a CDS encoding heavy metal-binding domain-containing protein → MARFGPPADRAHDDAGSLARQTAWNEALTRGTVPAFVKERLAETMTGKRPWVTTASPAGLLTQRSHGIRPLGLVSGNCWFQFGYSWTRGHYEGWHTALDRLRLEAGLMGANAVVDVTLRVRRMPGTENEGHMDYGAMGTAVRVDGLRESANPALATVSALEFARLLESGIVPVGLAIGAHYDWFVATGYQTANTASFWNQEIAPLSSFLTRVRRQALQELRDDGVRLGSGVLAHTQHTELYRVEPDENNPYPRFLARYIALGTAILHDSRSQRPFGVRPVMSVRNPRLLAATDTVREVL, encoded by the coding sequence ATGGCCCGCTTTGGTCCACCCGCTGACCGCGCCCACGACGACGCGGGGTCGCTCGCCCGGCAGACGGCCTGGAATGAGGCGCTCACACGCGGTACGGTGCCGGCCTTCGTCAAGGAGCGGCTGGCCGAAACCATGACCGGCAAGCGACCCTGGGTCACCACCGCCTCGCCCGCGGGCCTACTGACGCAGCGCTCCCATGGCATCCGCCCGCTCGGGCTCGTCTCTGGCAACTGCTGGTTCCAGTTCGGCTATTCCTGGACACGCGGCCATTACGAGGGCTGGCACACAGCGCTCGATCGCCTGCGCCTGGAGGCCGGGCTCATGGGCGCCAATGCGGTCGTCGACGTCACCCTGCGCGTGCGGCGCATGCCGGGCACCGAGAATGAGGGCCACATGGACTACGGCGCCATGGGCACGGCCGTGCGCGTGGACGGGCTGCGCGAATCGGCCAATCCGGCGCTCGCCACGGTCTCCGCCCTCGAGTTCGCGCGGCTGCTCGAATCCGGCATCGTGCCCGTTGGGCTTGCCATTGGCGCCCATTATGATTGGTTCGTGGCGACCGGCTACCAGACGGCGAACACGGCCTCTTTCTGGAACCAGGAGATCGCCCCGCTGTCGAGTTTTCTGACACGCGTGCGCCGCCAGGCCCTGCAGGAGCTGCGCGACGACGGCGTGCGTTTGGGTTCGGGCGTGCTCGCCCACACCCAACACACCGAGCTCTACCGCGTGGAGCCCGATGAGAACAATCCCTACCCGCGCTTCCTCGCGCGCTATATCGCGCTCGGCACCGCCATCCTCCACGATAGCCGCTCGCAGCGCCCGTTCGGCGTGCGTCCGGTAATGAGCGTGCGCAACCCGCGGCTGCTGGCCGCCACCGACACCGTAAGGGAGGTCTTGTAA